The genomic interval GAATTAACCGAAGGTAAAGGGGAACCTGGCGAGGTTTTAGATGTCCATGAAGGGATAACGGTTGCCTGTAAGGGTTGCGCTTTGCGATTATTGGAAGTTCAACCTGAGGGCAAACCCCGGATGCCCGCTTC from bacterium carries:
- a CDS encoding methionyl-tRNA formyltransferase, whose amino-acid sequence is ELTEGKGEPGEVLDVHEGITVACKGCALRLLEVQPEGKPRMPASSFTNGHRVKQGQRFGS